The following proteins are encoded in a genomic region of Cryptococcus gattii WM276 chromosome I, complete sequence:
- a CDS encoding uncharacterized protein (Similar to SGTC gene model, INSD accession EAL18737.1), which yields MFPIPSHLPKTGGERISSQAEAEVDAQNSQLVVETQSEQAQSRVLNLLEPLLRPSLNKSDTTDKEGKGRISGWNVNDIKKVKENLENAIEENKAKTHEILMNNFPSISDHIQTSSNLRTDFAELKVKLEELESQIDVSDPATSFMPPLLSVLNKHFKSLSTRGTSQGHIAALKALKAKVEKVRKFEEAVWAGQGMEGWVLDSTPLAKKETGEASKEVEVDGLEGTAICKALEEKESVLRALLRDQLIDGFKRAVAVQRDGIRLDVRKEIRLSSPNASRPDYLQATTAEPYPLSSLYKALSSLSLLPDLLNDLQSQLLTTVILPIVSSQRRISISSSPEVSSLKSDHARERIEDQEALTGVKETLEFISRTLYPQEAGTPEREPFIREITVKTLESLLVHLIIPSIPSSPSSIPGWLELVVSSLAIEDTALPVSSANGQLHYNRPLKNFWEKQAGKEYASKRRYDTADLVRGLVLTEWGKWEGTKKKREKEVRVVVEVEVSDDEDDEDQSMKDRSKEEGEEREAEDDGWGFGEASENQTEQGGAKEVNQENAEEAEDGWGFDEDSSLPASSADQGPHEEDEAAGWDLNVNNSSSLPDSTPLLPQVVPSPGLEARTENTHAAEPEPQSESQREFDPQPESNPVSASAPVPAPTKPPREAKRLGKKVAKKSKTEEYDPWDQPFDNDNSLSASTSTLTSASTSSLSSSTPAPSAESPSNNDTAPIQKPAKEAKKLGKKVGKKTNKEEERDFWDADTPTENLGERESGLHQTVEILGDKAKGDGDGRRGVDDPESVTPQTTTTVMPSSRQKRKKTELREEKKVIEEKYLVSTACEKLLDVGRGLLKEVEELQSSSYASPSLTCDSTSPIILQTLTDIFSLYRALLPIRYAQQLQDVPAIAMQAYNDGNYLASQLSSFPLPPSSTLSLSDEISRLRALSEHIYEEFLKNQRKGIDEELNTLKGLDGTADDKAFRRYKKQLEGLVHELESLSRVLKVYLL from the exons ATGTTCCCAATCCCATCACATCTCCCAAAGACAGGAGGGGAACGTATTTCTTCTCAGGCAGAGGCTGAAGTCGATGCTCAAAACAGCCAGCTCGTCGTGGAGACGCAGAGCGAACAGGCGCAATCAAGAGTGCTAAATCTGCTGGAACCTCTACTTCGGCCATCTTTAAATAAAAGTGATACAACAGATAAAGAGGGCAAAGGAAGAATATCCGGATGGAATGTCAATGACATCAAAAAAGTGAAGGAGAATCTTGAAAATGCAATTGAAGAGAACAAG GCTAAAACGCATGAAATTCTTATGAACAATTTCCCATCCATATCGGACCATATCCAAACCTCCTCCAACCTCCGCACAGACTTTGCAGAACTCAAAGTAAAACTGGAAGAGCTGGAAAGTCAAATTGATGTTTCCGACCCAGCTACATCATTCATGCCACCCTTGCTATCCGTTTTGAACAAGCACTTCAAGTCTTTATCTACTCGTGGTACTTCTCAAGGGCACATAGCAGCCTTGAAAGCTTTGAAGGCCAAGGTAGAGAAGGTGAGGAAATTTGAGGAAGCTGTGTGGGCGGGACAAGGCATGGAGGGCTGGGTACTGGACTCTACTCCTCTGGCAAAGAAAGAGACAGGGGAAGCATCAAAGGAAGTAGAAGTGGATGGACTGGAAGGTACAGCTATTTGCAAGGCGCtggaagagaaggagagtgTTTTGAGAGCGTTATTGAGGGATCAGTTGATTGATGGGTTCAAACGGGCTGTGGCGGTTCAAAGAGATGGGATCAGGTTGGATGTCAGGAAGGAAATCAGGTTGAGCAGTCCCAATG CATCGCGCCCGGATTACCTTCAGGCCACAACTGCTGAGCCATATCCTCTCTCATCGCTCTATAAAGCCCTATCATCTCTCTCGCTTTTACCAGATCTCCTCAATGACCTTCAATCACAACTATTAACAACAGTTATCCTACCTATCGTTTCCTCCCAACGCCGAATAAGcatctcttcatctcccGAAGTTTCTTCTCTCAAATCCGACCATGCCAGGGAACGCATAGAGGACCAAGAGGCTTTGACTGGCGTAAAAGAAACGCTGGAATTTATCTCTCGTACACTGTATCCACAGGAAGCCGGTACTCCAGAGCGCGAGCCCTTCATCCGCGAGATCACAGTTAAAACCCTCGAATCCCTCCTTGTCCacctcatcatcccctccatcccttcttccccctCCTCTATCCCTGGATGGCTCGAACTCGTTGTTTCGTCATTGGCCATTGAAGATACAGCTCTTCCCGTCTCTTCAGCCAACGGCCAACTTCATTACAACCGGCCGTTGAAGAATTTCTGGGAGAAGCAGGCAGGGAAAGAGTATGCGAGTAAGAGACGGTATGATACGGCTGATCTTGTGAGAGGACTTGTATTGACAGAATGGGGAAAATGGGAAgggacgaagaagaaaagggagaaggaggttAGGGTGGTGGTTGAGGTGGAGGTCagtgatgatgaggatgatgaggatcAGTCCATGAAGGACagaagcaaagaagaaggtgaagagcGGGAAGCCGAAGACGACGGTTGGGGGTTTGGAGAGGCCAGTGAAAATCAAACTGAGCAGGGGGGAGCGAAAGAAGTAAACCAGGAAAATGCGGAAGAGGCCGAAGACGGTTGGGGATTCGATGAGGATTCTAGTCTGCCTGCGTCGTCGGCTGATCAGGGTCCacatgaagaagatgaagccGCTGGTTGGGACCTCAACGTCAATAACAGTTCGTCACTGCCTGATTCTACCCCTTTGCTTCCCCAGGTTGTCCCCTCGCCAGGACTGGAAGCTAGGACTGAAAACACACACGCAGCTGAACCTGAGCCTCAATCTGAATCTCAACGAGAGTTTGATCCACAGCCAGAATCCAATCCGGTATCAGCATCAGCGCCAGTACCGGCACCTACGAAACCTCCTCGAGAAGCAAAACGTCTGGGGAAGAAAGTGGCCAAAAAGAGCAAAACAGAGGAATACGATCCCTGGGACCAACCATTTGATAACGATAATTCCCTTTCAGCGTCTACTTCTACACTCACATCGGCATCCACTTCGAGTCTTTCGAGTTCGACACCGGCACCATCAGCAGAAAGCCCTTCCAACAATGACACAGCGCCTATTCAAAAGCCTGCTaaagaagcaaagaagctgggaaagaaggtggggaagaagacaaataaggaagaggagagagatTTTTGGGATGCGGACACTCCAACAGAGAATTTGGGTGAGAGAGAAAGCGGTCTACACCAAACAGTTGAGATTCTGGGTGATAAAGCGAAaggtgatggtgatggaCGAAGAGGGGTTGATGATCCCGAGTCTGTCACTCCACAGACGACAACGACTGTAATGCCTTCATCACGCcaaaaaaggaagaagactgAGCTTCGTGAAGAGAAAAAGGTCATCGAGGAAAAATACCTGGTATCAACTGCGTGCGAAAAGTTGTTGGATGTTGGCAGAGGTCTGCTCAAGGAAGTGGAGGAGTTACAATCGTCTAG TTATGCTTCACCCTCGTTGACTTGTGATTCTACAAGCCCGATCATCCTTCAGACTTTGACAGacatcttctccctctATAGAGCACTACTACCCATTCGGTACGCCCAACAGCTGCAAGATGTTCCGGCTATCGCTATGCAAGCGTACAACGATGGCAACTATCTCGCTTCGCAACTTTCTTCATTCCCCCTTCCCCCTTCATCAACACTTTCTTTGAGCGATGAGATTAGTCGCTTGAGAGCATTGTCTGAGCACATCTATGAGGAGTTTCTAAAAAATCAGAGGAAAGGTATAGATGAGGAGCTGAATACCCTGAAAGGCTTAGATGGAACAGCGGATGACAAAGCGTTTAGAAGGTATAAAAAACAGTTAGAGGGCCTTGTGCACGAGTTGGAGAGTTTGTCACGGGTTCTCAAGGTATATCTTCTGTGA
- a CDS encoding histone deacetylase 1 (hd1), putative (Similar to TIGR gene model, INSD accession AAW45210.1) → MGPAQPPIDPSPPPSSSSSRRVAYYYDQDVGNYNYYLGHPMKPHRIRMAHNLIVNYGMCDEEGQEHGPAEVWGEGKRMVNDEMAQNWGGGLMGEAEMKWEKAALSGSRSKMMQVFKPRRATKEEMTRFHTDEYIDLLEAVTPETADALTGGGTRCLIGEDCPAFDGLFEFCTISAGGSLGAAERLNAGAADIVINWAGGLHHAKKTEASGFCYVNDIVLGILELLRIHPRVLYIDVDVHHGDGVEEAFYVTDRVMTCSFHRFGEFFPGTGDVRDVGMKKGKGYAVNVPLRDGITDETFQSIFKPVIDRIMSHFRPSAVVLQMGADSISGDKLGGFNLTLEGHAECARFIKGFNVPVMMVGGGGYTVKNVARAWTKETAIMCGVDLPEDLPYNQFLEYYGPRYKLEVLPTNAVDHNPPEYLERIKNQVFENLRNLPFAPSAQMRSVPSKTIGQVLGITDGGDEEPEDEIDQRIKKLLKRRRANALDGDVSSSSESEIDTPAFSRPGRARRQGGNFSGRGRSSRLAQLQHNRERREAAQEASNGMEDDPCGVLGKKKRSFFKVVPKLNGVGVEPVDTSAVGFGIGVVNGGFNGVGLKERLGIPVVEQWKGNGVMSRAGTPASMA, encoded by the exons ATGGGGCCCGCCCAGCCACCGATAGACCCTTCCCcacctccatcttcttcctcctcacgCAGGGTCGCATACTATTACGATCAGGATGTGGGCAACTATAACTACTATCTCGGCCATCCCATGAAGCCCCACCGAATAAGGATGGCTCACAATTTGATTGTCAACTACGGGATGTGTGATGAGGAAGGGCAGGAGCATGGCCCTGCCGAAGTATGGGGCGAAGGAAAGAGGATGGTGAATGACGAGATGGCCCAAAATTGGGGAGGAGGCCTGATGGGTGAGGCAGAGATGAAGTGGGAAAAGGCGGCGTTGAGTGGATCAAGGAGTAAGATGATGCAGGTTTTT AAACCTCGAAGGGCTaccaaagaagaaatgaCTCGGTTTCACACGGATGAATATATAGATCTGCTAGAGGCTGTTACCCCGGAGACTGCGGATGCTTTAACAGGCGGCGGAACGAGGT GCCTCATTGGTGAGGACTGTCCCGCGTTCGACGGGCTATTCGAGTTTTGCACCATCTCTGCAGGTGGATCATTAG GTGCTGCTGAACGTCTGAACGCCGGTGCAGCTGACATCGTAATCAACTGGGCTGGTGGTCTGCATCACGCCAAGAAGACTGAAGCAAGTGGTTTCTGCTACGTGAATGACAT TGTCCTGGGTATCCTCGAGCTTCTTCGAATACATCCCCGGGTTCTTTACATTGATGTGGACGTACACCACGGAGACGGTGTGGAGGAAGCGTTCTACGTAACGGATAGGGTCATGACTTGTAGCTTCCACCGATTTGGAGAATTCTTCCCCGGTACAGGTGATGTCAGG GATGTTGGTatgaagaaaggaaaaggcTACGCCGTGAACGTCCCGCTCCGAGACGGTATCACCGATGAGACTTTCCAATCAATATTCAAGCCG GTGATTGACCGTATCATGTCACACTTCCGACCCAGCGCTGTAGTCCTTCAAATGGGTGCCGATTCTATATCAGGCGACAAACTCGGTGGCTTTAATCTAACTTTGGAAG GTCACGCGGAGTGTGCGAGATTCATCAAGGGCTTCAACGTACCTGTTATGATGGTCGGTGGGGGCGGATATACTGT TAAAAATGTTGCAAGGGCTTGGACTAAGGAGACTGCAATCATGTGCGGCGTGGATCTTCCTGAGGACTTGCCTTACAATCAATT CTTGGAATACTACGGACCCCGATATAAGCTTGAAGTTTTGCCCACCAATGCCGTAGATCATAATCCCCCCGAGTACTTGGAGCGTATTAA GAATCAAGTGTTTGAGAACCTCCGAAATCTTCCATTTGCTCCTTCCGCTCAAATGCGTTCTGTCCCAAGCAAGACTATTGGCCAGGTTTTGGGTATAACGGATGGCGGTGATGAGGAACCCGAAGATGAGATTGATCAGCGTATAAAGA AATTGCTGAAACGTCGCCGAGCCAATGCCCTAGACGGTGACGTCTCTTCGTCTTCCGAATCCGAAATCGACACTCCGGCCTTCTCCCGTCCCGGACGAGCCAGACGTCAAGGTGGCAATTTCTCCGGCCGTGGTCGCTCATCCCGTCTTGCTCAACTACAACATAACCGCGAAAGGAGAGAAGCAGCACAGGAAGCGTCCAACGGAATGGAAGATGATCCTTGCGGTGTAttgggaaagaagaagaggagtTTCTTCAAGGTGGTCCCCAAGTTGAATGGTGTGGGGGTTGAGCCAGTAGACACGAGTGCTGTGGGTTTTGGGATTGGGGTGGTGAATGGTGGATTCAATGGTGTAGGACTGAAGGAGAGGTTGGGGATACCGGTAGTAGAGCAGTGGAAAGGAAATGGGGTCATGTCGAGAGCTGGAACGCCAGCAAGTATGGCGTGA
- a CDS encoding v-SNARE, putative (Similar to TIGR gene model, INSD accession AAW45209.1) has product MSSEPYDPYIPSGSQPPAGPSSSGNNAQSKKIQAIQSQIDETIDTMHDNITKVAERGERLDALQDKTDSLAVSAQGFRRGASRVRKQMWWKDMKMRVIIAVGVCVLIVIIVVPIVKAVQK; this is encoded by the exons AT GTCTTCTGAACCTTACGACCCATACATCCCCTCTGGTTCCCAACCCCCAGCTGGCCCTTCTTCTAGCGGCAACAATGCTCAAAGTAAGAAG ATCCAAGCTATCCAATCGCAAATTGATGAGACGATCGACACTATGCACGATAATATCACAAAAGTCGCGGAGCGAGGAGAAAGGTTAGATGCTTTGCAGGATAAGACTG ATTCCTTAGCCGTCTCTGCTCAAGGTTTTCGCCGCGGTGCCAGCCGTGTACGCAAGCAAATGTGGTGGAAAGACATGAAGATGCGAGTCATTATCGCTGTCGGTGTCTGCGTCCTTATCGTCATCATCGTCGTCCCTATCGTCAAGGC CGTTCAGAAATAA
- a CDS encoding ubiquitin-protein ligase, putative (Similar to TIGR gene model, INSD accession AAW45269.1), with amino-acid sequence MPVRPSRSNSDSSLPYPANSSSTSSYRHTSNRERETLPINAFNQLSLDRSLTQCKAPRLAPQVTHDPKYTRHKRTQVLRNTSGTPSVASTDDEGDQDERGKFGIDEEAKNWLELGDGQGWRRIGRYRNVNKRGEIKNDLTNQLPPEILIQVFRYLPGNKDLLSVLLVSRFWCLCAFSLLWYKPTLPTITQLASIVRVIHSPSRSLPYANAIRRLPLIQLGPTLTDELFTSLSLCSRLERLNISGADKLTSRALRNVIACVPNLVSLDLTGVINTDDAVLVVVGETCKKLQAINLSDCKLVGDEGVLALAKESRVLRRIKFDKCHRITQKSLIPLIRACPLVLEYDLQDVISLSSSVLHNVFLHASHLRELRVNGCASLDENCIPNLLDLCEMQDDGIVKASEAVGIKIDLAEGITMLRPVTTTFEYLRVVDMTGCTELGDKAVDNLVTNAPKLRQLTLSKCPGLTDKSLESIGKLGKHLHNLHLGHVGLITDNGVINLARSCTRLRYLDLACCALLTDVCVAEIGENMPKLKRFGLVKVTNITDDAIYSLVRRHTSLERVHLSYCDQLSVKAVAYLLNKLPHIKHLSLTGVSSFKVPELQEFCRPPPDFFNDHQRAAFCVFSGSRVIDLRDYLNNHYLPYMEVDTSEDSGHDGAASSTSSLTIPRAAPTPEHSFISNSTPQYSNLVYRPSFSNLNGA; translated from the exons ATGCCTGTACGACCGTCAAGGAGCAACTCGGATTCTTCTCTACCCTATCCGGCAAACTCATCCTCGACCTCGTCCTACCGTCATACATCGAACAGAGAAAGGGAAACATTACCCATTAATGCTTTCAACCAACTCTCTCTTGACAGATCTCTCACTCAGTGTAAGGCTCCACGACTTGCGCCGCAGGTGACTCACGATCCCAAATACACACGCCACAAAAGAACTCAAGTGCTTAGGAATACGAGTGGAACACCGTCTGTGGCAAGCACGGATGATGAAGGTGATCAGGATGAGCGCGGAAAGTTCGGTATAGACGAGGAGGCGAAGAACTGGTTGGAGCTAGGTGATGGACAAGGTTGGAGGAGAATCGGAAGATACAGGAATGTCAATAAAAGGGGTGAAATCAAGAACGATCTGACGAACCAACTGCCGCCCGAGATCCTCATTCAGGTATTCCGGTACCTACCTGGAAACAAGGATCTCCTATCTGTCCTTTTGGTCTCCCGTTTTTGGTGTCTTTGTGCCTTTTCATTGTTATGGTACAAACCTACTCTTCCAACAATTACGCAGCTCGCCTCAATTGTTCGTGTAATCCATTCTCCCAGTCGCTCCCTACCTTACGCCAACGCCATCAGGCGATTGCCACTCATTCAACTAGGTCCAACTCTCACTGATGAGCTATTCACCTCTCTATCATTGTGCTCGAGACTGGAAAGGCTGAACATCAGTGGTGCCGATAAGCTTACTTCCAGGGCGTTACGAAATGTCATCGCCTGTGTGCCGAATCTGGTGTCCTTGGATTTGACAGGCGTCATCAACACGGACGATGCCGTCCTGGTGGTTGTGGGTGAGACCTGCAAGAAGCTGCAAGCTATCAACCTGTCTGACTGTAAATTGGTTGGGGATGAAGGTGTCCTGGCATTGGCAAAGGAAAGCAGAGTTCTCCGCAGG ATCAAGTTTGACAAATGTCATCGTATAACACAAAAATCACTTATCCCTCTTATCCGCGCGTGCCCTCTCGTTTTGGAATATGACTTGCAGGACGTCATCTCTTTATCCTCTTCGGTCCTTCACAATGTCTTCCTGCACGCCTCTCATCTCCGCGAACTACGTGTGAATGGTTGCGCCTCCCTCGACGAAAATTGTATACCCAATTTGCTTGATTTGTGCGAAATGCAAGATGACGGGATTGTTAAAGCGTCAGAAGCTGTGGGAATCAAGATTGACCTTGCGGAAGGTATAACGATGTTGCGGCCGGTGACAACCACTTTTGAGTACTTGAGAGTGGTTGATATGACTGGGTGTACTGAGCTGGGCGATAAGGCGGTTGACAACCTGGTTACCAATGCGCCAAAATTGAGACAGTTGACCTTGAGCAAGTGCCCCGGGTTGACTGATAAAAGTTTGGAAAGTATTGGAAAGCTGGGGAAGCACTTGCATAACTTGCATCTGGGACATGTCGGCTT AATCACCGATAATGGCGTTATCAACCTAGCGAGATCATGCACCAGATTACGCTACCTTGACTTGGCTTGTTGTGCCCTCTTAACCGATGTTTGCGTGGCGGAGATTGGCGAGAATATGCCAAAGCTGAAGAGATTTGGTCTGGTCAAG GTTACCAATATCACCGACGATGCAATATATTCTCTTGTCAGAAGGCATACTTCATTGGAGCGGGTGCATTTATCATACTGTGACCAGCTTAGCGTTAAGGCGGTTGCATATCTTCTCAACAAACTTCCCCACATTAAGCACCTGAGTCTTACAGGTGTGAGCTCTTTTAAGGTCCCCGAACTCCAGGAATTCTGTCGTCCACCCCCAGAC TTCTTCAACGATCATCAACGGGCCGCATTCTGCGTCTTCTCCGGCTCAAGAGTTATTGATCTTCGCGATTACCTCAATAACCACTATCTCCCCTATATGGAAGTCGACACCTCTGAAGATTCTGGCCACGACGGTGCGGCCTCCAGTACCTCATCCCTGACCATCCCCAGGGCAGCACCCACTCCCGAACATTCATTCATTTCAAACAGCACGCCTCAATACAGCAACCTCGTGTATAGGCCGTCGTTCTCGAACCTGAATGGTGCTTGA
- a CDS encoding Aminophospholipid translocase (member of the Drs2 family of P-type ATPases), putative; Neo1p (Similar to TIGR gene model, INSD accession AAW45268.1), giving the protein MTAYSHTPNYPLRTLSQRPNSATMPQLEPEETPLSSRTTLTSSWGRSKKKRISDATEEETLLGANGDDMFEQELGTEIRHSGRSKGRTIPLQPASSKSPYPANVVRNQKYSILSFLPLVFYEQFKFFFNFYFLVVALSQFIPALKIGYIVTYVAPLAFVLAVTMGKEAFDDYSRYLRDREANSTRYLVLIPQPPSPNPSSDHERTPSLPRPQTRSTPASSIKVGDMVLLEKNQRVPADMVLLTTSEEEGTCFIRTDQLDGETDWKLKVAVGETHKMGEAFVGNAEGSLYADPPIKDIHTFYGVFTLRSTSPGEQTETSTPLSVENVLWANTVLAAGSAVGLVVYTGKETRAVLNTSEAGTKMGTLEKEVNKMAKILCTVTFALSIFLVALNGFRGQWYIYVFRFLILFSSIIPISLRVNLDMGKTVYAHQIQVDREIPQTIVRTSTLPEELGRVEYLLTDKTGTLTRNEMELKKLHMGTLVFGWDSMDEVSHLLSQALDETNGPHGRQGSLPGGNQRGKRDMTGRVRDTVMALATCHNVTPVINDDGTTTYQASSPDEVAIVQWTESVGLTLTSRDRTSMVVRTSAGRSLTFDILSIFPFTSESKRMGIIIKDRETGGITFVQKGADVVMSKIVQKNDWLEEETGNMAREGLRTLVLGRKKLSEEAYAAFDKAYRAAQLLPSESRASSIASVISQHLENELELLALTGVEDKLQEDVKSTLELLRNAGLKIWMLTGDKIETATNIAVSSKLVARGQYIHQVAKLRTADQVRDMLDFLHTKLDCALVIDGESLQLALDRFRSEFIILATQLPIVVACRCSPTQKADVAKLIREFTKKTVCCIGDGGNDVSMIQAADVGVGIVGKEGKQASLAADFSINQFSYLTKLLLWHGRNSYKRSAKLSQFVIHRGLIIAVIQAVFSSIFFFAPIALYQGWLQVGYATLYTMAPVFSLVLDKDVNEDLALLYPELYKELTKGRSLSYKTFFTWLTISVYQGGIIMLLSLLLFESEFLHIVAISFTALVINELIMVALEVTTWHSYMVLSELGTALVYFGSMAVLPAYFDLTFVLSSTFVYKVAVIVAVSSFPLYVIKAAHQRLNPAAYKKVAGI; this is encoded by the exons ATGACAGCCTACTCGCACACGCCCAATTACCCGCTGAGGACCCTCTCCCAAAGACCAAACTCAGCAACAATGCCGCAACTGGAGCCAGAGGAGACACCGTTATCGTCGAGAACAACCTTGACAAGTAGTTGGGGGAGGTCAAAGAAGAAGCGAATTAGTGATGCTACAGAAGAGGAAACTTTGCTTGGAGCAAATGGAGATGATATGTTTGAGCAAGAGCTTGGAACGGAAATACGGCATAGTGGGAGATCCAAAGGCAGGACAATACCTCTGCAGCCAGCTT CTTCCAAATCTCCATATCCTGCAAACGTTGTCCGAAATCAAAAGTATTCTATCctctcctttcttcctctcgTATTTTACGAGCAATTCAAATTCTTCTTTAACTTCTACTTCCTTGTGGTCGCTTTATCTCAATTCATTCCGGCCCTGAAGATTGGCTACATTGTGACCTATGTTGCCCCTCTAGCGTTTGTCCTCGCGGTGACTATGGGAAAGGAAGCGTTTGACGACTACTCACGTTATCTCCGGGATCGTGAAGCCAACTCGACCCGCTACCTCGTTCTCATCCCCCAACCCCCGTCTCCGAATCCTTCATCTGACCACGAACGAACACCATCTCTCCCTCGGCCTCAGACCCGCTCTACTCCTGCATCCTCAATCAAAGTTGGTGATATGGTACTTCTCGAAAAGAATCAAAGGGTTCCAGCCGACATGGTGCTCCTTACGACAagcgaggaagaagggacTTGTTTCATCAGGACTGATCAATTGGACGGCGAGACTGACTGGAAACTCAAAGTAGCTGTTGGAGAAACTCACAAGATGGGTGAAGCATTCGTTGGAAATGCCGAGGGCTCTTTGTACGCCGACCCTCCAATTAAGGATATCCACACTTTCTACGGCGTTTTCACTCTTCGATCGACATCTCCTGGCGAGCAAACGGAAACATCTACTCCTCTTTCTGTTGAGAACGTCCTTTGGGCAAATACTGTGCTTGCAGCTGGGTCTGCCGTTGGTTTGGTAGTGTATACTGGGAAGGAGACTAGAGCAGTATTGAATACGAGTGAGGCGGGGACAAAAATGGGAACCTTAGAAAAGGAAGTCAACAAAATGGCAAAG ATTTTATGCACAGTGACATTCGCCCTATCAATCTTCCTCGTTGCTCTGAATGGATTTAGAGGGCAATGGTACATCTATGTCTTCCGCTTCCTCATTCTTTTCTCCTCCATTATTCCTATCAGTCTGAGGGTTAACCTGGATATGGGCAAGACCGTCTATGCTCATCAGATCCAGGTCGATAGAGAAATCCCGCAGACGATTGTCCGGACTTCTACTTTGCCAGAGGAGTTGGGTAGGGTGGAATATCTTTTGACTGACAAGACTGGTACTTTGACTAGAAACG AGATGGAACTCAAGAAGCTGCATATGGGAACTCTAGTGTTCGGTTGGGATTCAATGGATGAGGTGTCGCACTTGTTATCGCAAGCATTAGACGAAACCAATGGTCCAC ATGGAAGGCAAGGTTCATTACCTGGTGGAAATCAAAGAGGCAAACGAGATATGACTGGCAGAGTTCGAGATACAGTCATGGCCCTTGCAACGTGCCATAAT GTCACACCTGTCATCAACGATGATGGAACTACTACTTATCAAGCCTCGTCACCCGATGAAGTTGCCATCGTCCAGTGGACCGAATCTGTCGGGCTCACCCTCACCTCCCGAGATCGAACTTCCATGGTCGTCCGCACCTCTGCAGGCCGCTCACTTACTTTTGACATTCTTTCAATATTCCCCTTCACCTCGGAAAGCAAACGTATGGGTATCATTATCAAAGACCGGGAGACCGGCGGAATTACTTTCGTGCAAAAGGGGGCAGACGTGGTGATGAGCAAGATTGTACAGAAAAATGACTggttggaggaggaaacCGGTAACATGGCCAGAGAAGGTCTTCGTACCCTCGTGCttggaaggaagaaatTGTCTGAAGAAGCATATGCCGCTTTCGACAAAGCCTATCGCGCTGCTCAGCTTCTTCCCTCCGAATCGCGTGCATCCTCGATCGCCTCTGTCATATCCCAGCATCTTGAAAACGAACTTGAGCTTTTGGCTCTGACTGGAGTAGAAGACAAGTTGCAGGAAGATGTGAAGAGTACACTGGAGTTGCTGAGGAATGCGGGCTTAAAGATATGGATGTTGACTGGAGATAAGATCGAAACAGCTACAAACATTGCCGTCAGCAGTAAGCTCGTGGCGAGGGGGCAGTATATCCACCAGGTTGCGAAAT TAAGGACAGCGGATCAGGTTCGAGATATGCTGGATTTCTTGCATACCAAGCTTGATTGTGCTTTGGTCATTGACGGGGAATCGCTTCAA CTCGCTTTGGATAGATTCCGCTCAGAATTCATCATCCTTGCCACCCAACTTCCTATCGTCGTTGCCTGCCGATGTTCTCCCACCCAGAAGGCAGACGTTGCTAAGCTGATTCGGGAATTCACAAAGAAAACAGTTTGCTGTATTGGGGATGGGGGGAATGATGTCTCAATGATTCAAGCAGCGGATGTCG GTGTTGGTATCGTGGGCAAGGAGGGAAAACAGGCTTCGTTAGCCGCCGACTTCAGCATCAATCAGTTCTCGTACCTCACTAAACTCTTGCTCTGGCACGGTCGTAACTCTTATAAGAGGTCGGCAAAATTGAGCCAATTTGTGATTCACCGGGGTTTGATCATTGCTGTCATCCAAGCGGTTTTCAGTTCGATATTTTTCTTTGCTC CGATAGCCCTTTATCAAGGATGGCTACAAGTGGGATATGCGACGCTGTATACCATGGCGCCGGTGTTTTCCCTCGTTTTGGACAAGGACGTAAACGAGGACCTTGCATTGCTGTATCCGGAGCTGTACAAAGAGCTGACCAAG GGACGATCGTTGAGCTACAAGACCTTCTTCACTTGGCTCACTATCAGTGTCTACCAAG GCGGGATCATCATGCTCCTgtcccttctccttttcgAGTCTGAGTTCCTTCACATCGTCGCTATCTCTTTCACCGCCCTAGTCATCAATGAGCTTATCATGGTCGCCCTTGAGGTCACTACATGGCATAGTTATATGGTGCTGAGTGAATTAGGAACAGCTTTGGTCTACTTTGGAAGTATGGCTGTACTGCCAGCGTACTTTG ATTTGACATTCGTCCTCTCGTCTACGTTTGTCTACAAAGTGGCAGTCATCGTCGCAGTTTCCTCTTTCCCACTGTATGTAATTAAGGCCGCACACCAACGGCTGAACCCAGCGGCTTACAAGAAGGTGGCTGGTATATGA